In Blautia wexlerae DSM 19850, a single window of DNA contains:
- a CDS encoding tyrosine-type recombinase/integrase yields MPAFLQSFIEAEQERSRRIEQLRKEIREFAKEEAGSSITEQILLFLADEMVEHLSEIDYELRMKFELYITPLIKRNYIYRYTGTFDRIRQAYIRERMKTPAGQRECEWKYKNEILFVPYHSDPVIVKSVETVRCRSNMVWNFKAAASEKLKRQIFTVLEYILENYEISRLREYKLTGLQLFYEFCIREQITDIQLLELEQETAFQDYLKQKVEKEQRRKRLKSIVETARKVIFIETDETRWDATIWYLERFRIAKERINQSDSIEKISFQEVLQPKNRLLLQEYMKYEIGIGELALSTVYERFRTIRNFLQEISELEVTKCNASLIDVYLKNLQNGAMGAKTFNTNVSGIQFFMKFLEVKGYIKKVPFYASYYLEKQIPVHHDRSVEEDVYMEIIQNLSQFPEHLRMMFLHLWCVGLRISEVCTLKGDAYYIQNGDCWMKVYQVKMKNYKRVPIPVTLYRLMQVYLKKHPTEKEAYIFRNRKGGAFSKSTFMGQMKKYCSQIGIQNGEYIFKSHDYRHTVATNFYEHGVSIQSIRDYLGHTFEEMTMQYIDYMPRKIAKENDAYFEEEENSLLACMQKGEKHG; encoded by the coding sequence ATGCCTGCGTTTTTACAGTCTTTTATAGAGGCAGAACAAGAACGGAGCAGGCGGATTGAGCAGCTACGAAAAGAAATCCGGGAGTTTGCAAAAGAGGAAGCAGGAAGTTCCATTACAGAACAGATTCTGCTGTTTCTGGCAGATGAGATGGTAGAACATCTTTCGGAAATAGATTATGAACTGCGAATGAAATTTGAATTATACATAACACCGCTGATAAAGCGAAATTACATTTACCGATATACCGGAACGTTCGACCGGATACGGCAGGCGTACATCCGGGAACGGATGAAAACTCCGGCTGGACAGAGGGAATGTGAATGGAAATATAAAAATGAAATACTTTTTGTTCCATACCACTCAGATCCTGTAATCGTAAAGAGTGTGGAAACGGTACGGTGTCGGAGCAACATGGTCTGGAATTTTAAAGCGGCAGCCAGTGAGAAACTGAAACGTCAGATTTTTACCGTGCTGGAATATATTCTGGAGAATTATGAAATTTCCAGACTGAGGGAATATAAACTGACCGGGCTACAGCTTTTTTACGAATTTTGCATCCGGGAGCAGATTACAGATATCCAGCTTCTGGAGCTGGAACAGGAAACAGCATTTCAGGACTACCTGAAGCAGAAAGTCGAGAAAGAGCAACGGCGAAAACGACTGAAGAGCATTGTGGAAACTGCCCGTAAAGTGATTTTTATAGAAACTGATGAAACAAGATGGGATGCTACCATCTGGTATTTAGAGCGGTTTCGTATTGCCAAAGAAAGAATAAACCAGAGTGACAGTATAGAAAAAATATCATTTCAGGAAGTTCTACAGCCCAAGAATCGATTGCTGCTTCAGGAATATATGAAGTACGAAATTGGAATCGGAGAACTGGCGCTCAGTACAGTGTACGAAAGATTCCGAACCATTCGAAATTTTTTGCAGGAGATCAGCGAACTGGAAGTTACCAAGTGTAATGCCAGCCTGATTGATGTATATTTAAAGAATTTGCAGAATGGTGCTATGGGAGCAAAGACATTTAATACCAATGTTTCGGGAATACAGTTTTTTATGAAATTTCTGGAAGTAAAGGGGTATATAAAAAAGGTTCCGTTTTATGCATCGTATTACTTGGAAAAACAGATCCCAGTCCACCATGACAGAAGTGTGGAAGAGGATGTGTATATGGAAATTATCCAAAACCTCTCACAGTTTCCTGAACACCTGAGAATGATGTTTTTACATCTCTGGTGTGTGGGACTCCGGATCAGTGAGGTCTGCACCTTAAAAGGGGATGCGTATTATATCCAGAATGGTGACTGCTGGATGAAGGTCTACCAGGTGAAAATGAAAAATTATAAAAGGGTTCCCATTCCGGTAACATTGTATCGTCTGATGCAGGTTTATCTGAAAAAGCACCCTACCGAAAAAGAAGCATACATTTTTCGGAATCGGAAAGGTGGAGCATTTTCCAAAAGCACCTTCATGGGGCAGATGAAAAAATACTGCTCCCAGATAGGCATACAGAATGGAGAATATATTTTTAAGTCTCATGATTACCGACATACCGTAGCAACCAATTTTTATGAGCATGGCGTATCAATCCAAAGCATCCGGGACTATCTGGGACATACGTTTGAGGAAATGACCATGCAGTATATAGATTATATGCCAAGAAAAATTGCTAAAGAAAATGACGCATACTTTGAGGAAGAGGAAAACAGCCTGCTTGCCTGTATGCAGAAAGGAGAGAAGCATGGATAA